ACGAGCAGGACTCATTGCGGCATTTCTCCAAGCGTTTAACCCGTTTCTCTTTGCGTCGGTTCACGGCTATCGCTATTCGGATCACATCGACATCGCTTTGTTGCTCTGGGTTCAGGTTTCGTGTTGGTTCCTGCTCCGAGCGGTTCGGACCGGAAAACGGCGGAATTACATCTTATCCGGTGTCGCGATGGGGATCGCCTATCTGTCGAAAAGTTACCTCGCGCTCATCACCTTTGGCATTGCATTGGTTGTTTGGGGGGTTGCTTGGTATACTGAACGGGGCAATCCGAGATCCAAGGATCGCAGCCCAAGCATCGCGCCGGGCGGATATACGGAAAGGAACCGAAAAACCTCAAGCCCATCTGACCGAACCGCAAGGAAAATTAAAATAAGCGATATTGGGATACAACTCTTAGCAGCAATTGCGACAGTCGCACCGTGGGTTATCTATTGTCTGGTTTACTATCGTAAAGAATTCCTTTGGGAACATAAACGCGTGTTGGATCACCTCAACACCGATGTCGAAAGTTGGGGGGCGAGTTGGGATCGACCGCTATTTGACTATATGCCCTTGTTCTATCCGGTGTTCTATGCTGCCCTCGTTGCGGCGGTATTGTGTCTGTTGGTGGTTATGTTCAGACGCTGGAACTTAGCCGAACTATTTGTGTTAGCGTGGAGCATTGGGGTCATCGTTCCACACACGCTGGCAGAGACAAAAACGCCATCGGCAACGATGATCGCAGTGCCACCGTTGCTCATCTGTCTCGCAGCAGTCATCAGCCGAGCGTGGCAACGACGGGACTGGATTTATACCGCTATTTGGATGGCAGGAATGCTAGCAATTACGATTATCTCCGGTGGACGGACTTTGGTCAAGGGACGGGACCAATTCGATGGACTGAAGAAAATCGCTCCCTTTATTGAGACGAATTTCTGGATTGTTGAGCAACTTGTTGGGTTTGGGGTGTTGCTCGCAATTTGCGCGGGTGTGTATATACTGGTTCGCCACCGCAATGTGCAAAGGTGGATATGGTTTGGATTCCGAACAGTGGCACTGATAATAGCGTTGTTCTATGCAGGACGCTATGTTCATGCCGCTTACAGGGTCACGGAGCGGAATCTTCAGGTCCCCTTGTATGAAGTGAGTGGACAGCGTCTCCAACGTGAGATGCCAGAGAATGCCTGCTTCTTTCTTGACGATGAACGCGTCGGCGCACATTTCGATTTGATGTATTACGCCGACAGGTCAACGTATCAGATTTACAATAAGCACATGAAGGCACCTCGCGATTTTAAGAGCCAAGCCGAGATAGCACGTGAAGCGGGTGCAATCCCGTATCTTTTCTCTGTCAAAGAAATAACTTATAATTATCCGCTGTTCATTGAAGGCGAAGTGGACAGCGGGAATGGAAAAATGCAACGGTATCGGGTTTTTGAAATTACGGATTAACTTATAACGGGGCGACTAACCGATATTCAAAAATCAAGCCCGAAACAACGTGGAGGGGTTTTGCTTGGGGTTTTTGCTTGGGTGTTTCTGCGTATTTCTGCGTATTTCTTCAACTCGAACACGAAAACCTTCAAGTATCAAAAACTATTACTTATCCGCAAGGAAAATCAAAAAAATGAAATTATTACGATTTATATGCTTATCTATAATTCTTGCGCTCATTGTGTTATCGGTGAGTGCAGATGTGGATTGGAAAGCCCTTGATGTCGGCAACCTATCGTCTGCTATCTATAACACAGCAGTCGTTGGGTTCCCGAGTAACCCTACCGCGAACCCATCGGGATGGTGGCCCGCGGGAACAAACGATTCCTATATCTTCGAGGGAGATATCTGGATCGGTGCGAAAAAAGGCGGTGAGGTCGGTGTTTCTGCCTCAGATGGCAGGCACAGCGAAATTTGGCCCACTGACGACGTGCCAGAGGTTATCTCAGACAAACCCGGTGTGACGACAAAAGGAACGCCAACGAACCAAGCGATCATGTTCAGATGCTCCGATACAAATCCTGAGGCAAATAAGGATTTGATTCTGGGTTTAGAACTTGAAGTTAACGGCTTCCAATGGAGTTACGCCCCGCTCTACGACTTCTTCATCTTGGAGTATAATGTCAAAAACGTTGGCGCTGACACACTTGAAGACTTGTTTATGGCGTTCCGTTACGATGTGGACATCTCCAGTAACGAGACAGGGACAGCGAGTTACTCCGCAGATGATTTCGTCGCTCTGGACCAGACGCCAGATGCGCTCAATCCAGTGGATCACCCGAACCGTTACCTCTCTTACGGATTCTCCAACGCCTCCGCGCCTGGGTATATCGGCTTACGGGTATTGGATGCGTATATAGGGGAGAATGCTGAGGATCCAACGGCAAAAATTCCTTTCACAGCACACAAACGGATTACGATTACCACGGACCCAACGACGGATGCGGAGATGTACGCTTTAATTAGTACGCCGGGTGTCGAGCCGCTCCCAGCAAACTATGACGACCAGCGTTTTATTCAGTCCTACGGACCGGTTGCGTCGCTTGCGCCGGGTGAGTCCTTCAACATCATTATCGCTGTGGCAATCGGTGAAGGACTGGCGGGTTTGCAATCGTCTTCGGACTGGGCACAGAAGTTATACGACGATGGCTACGTTGCCCCGGCACCGCCGCCTTCCCCACTGGTAACTGTTTATCCTGCCGATAAACAGGTGACACTCGTCTGGGAAAGTGAGGGGCGCTGGGTGGATGCAGGAGTCGGCAAGCGCATCGAAGAATATATCGATGTGACCGACCCAGAGAAAATCTTTGAGGGATACCGGGTTTACAGACGCGATGTTTCTTATGATGAATCCACTGGTAACCCTGTTGAGGATTGGACAATGCTCATGGAATTCGACAAACCGAGTGCGACGGGCAATTTCTTTACGGTGTCGCATGTCGGTAAGCAGTCGGATGCCACTATAGAAAGCATGGGCGATGAACCTTTCTTCGCGGATTTCTTCAAAAACGCCGTCTACGTCATCAAATTCAACTCCAGCACAGATTTTGAAGTCATTAACACGACACTGTGGGAGGTTATGGCGTATAATACCGCGTTCCCAGGGAACGGCGGTGGATACGTTATCATCAAAGATCCGAATACAGGCGAACCGTATCCTGACGGGACATATCGTTCCGGTGCTCGGATCTACTTCGGTGGACTCTATGTGCAAATTAGCGACGGTCCCTCGGGACCCCCTGTTGCTGGTGACATCTTCCAAGTCGTCTCGACCCCTTCGCAGGCACTCGGTGAGGACGTAGGGATCAAAAATTTCTACACCGACGCAGGCTTAACCAACGGGCTTGAATACACCTATGCGGTGACCTCGTTTGATACGGGTAATCCGAAAACGGGGTTGATCTCAATGGAGAGTAGCCAAATCGAGACGATGGTTCACGTTGTTCCACGTGCCCAGCCTGCGGGATACCGAGAACCTGCTGTTGATATAGAACAGCAAGGACAGGGAAGTGTGACCGTCGAACCGACGGTCCTTGCACCCAACAAAATTACCGGTCACCAATATAAAATCGTCTGGTACGGCGCAAAACAAACAGGTCCCGGAGCATATATCACAGGTCCCGGGTATCAACCGCCCGCTTATGAGATTGTTAATATGACGACCGACAAAATTGTCGTCGAGAAACAGTCTTTTGACTGGTTCGACCCTCTCCACGGTGAAGCTATTGAAGTACTTTCCCCGATGTTCGATGGTATCGTCTTGAAGATAACAGGGGTCAACGTATACTACGGCAGTCCGATGGAAAATCCGATTGACGACGTTAAACTGACGGCAGGCACAGTGACGGGGTGGGAGGTAAACATTCAATCTCCAGGTGCCGGTGAGAACACGTGGCCGAACATCTTTTGGGCAACGTATTATCGTCCACATACGTATTCAATCACGTTTGTCGACGATACCCACGTCAAGGTGGTAGATGAGGATACGGGTGAAGAAATCCAATTCAACGACCAGCGCGCTGCTGGATACGCAATTCTCACAGGTACGGGTTGGCGTGATACATATAACCCAGCGGAAACACCCGGTTTCTTCCGGATTTTTATTCGCGGTGGATACGTCTTTATAAAAGATCCAAACGGTGAAATCTCCGCTGGAGATGTCTTCACCGTCGACATGGGCGGCGTCAGTGCACCACAAGATGGAGATGAATTTCTCTTGAATACAAGAGAGGAAACCTTGTCGCCTGAAGACATTGAGGCGGATCTCGGGAAGATTCGGGTCGTCCCAAACCCATATTTCGTTACGAACAGAGCGGTCCTGTCCGAAGGAACGGACAAGATCTTCTTCACGCACCTTCCGCCGCGATGTACCATCCGAATTTACACGTTAGCGGGTGAATTAGTCCGAACGCTTGAACACGAGAGCACTGCCCTTTATAACCCGGGTGAACGGGCGCAAGGCGACAAAGGCGGAACTGCATCATTTGAACTCCTTAATCGCTACAACCAGGCACTCGCAAGTGGCGTTTATATCTTCCATGTTGAAGCCAGAGACGAAAATGATGAAGTCGTCGGTAACAAAATTGGCAGATTCGCGATCATTCGATAGCACATTCCTTGTAGGAGCGAGTTCCAACTCGCGATATATTTCATCAAAAACCATAGCCCGTAATGAAATGGAGGGCGAATTTATGAAAGGCACTTCAACTATGAAACCTGCGTTGTTTCTCCGCAAGGAAAAATTAAAAAATACGCTATTATTCATACTTCTTTTACTGTGGAGTGTGCCCAGTCATGCGACAACCAATGTCGGCACAGCGGGTGCACAGTTTCTGAAAATTGGTCCCGGTGCGCGGGTAGACAGTCTCGGTGGTGCATTTGGTGCGCTCGCTAACGACGTAACCAGTATCTATTGGAACCCAGCAGGGATAAGCCAGCTCGAAAAAACCAGTTTTTCGGACACACATACCGTTTGGCTTGCCGATGTCCGCTATAATTATCTAGCGTTCGCAACGCCGATAAAAAATATCGGCACCTTGGGTGCGAGCGTCACATTTCTCAACGTCCCTGATACGGAGATTACAACATTGGCGAAACCCGACGGGACGGGTCTCTGGTATTCCGCTTATGATACTGCCGTCTCGTTGGCGTATGCCCGGCAGCTTTACAAACAGGAATCCGGCGTTAAGTTGTCTGTCGGTATTAACGCGAAATACATCCACCAGCAGATCCACCGTGAAAGTGCCAGGGGTGTTGCGATTGATGTCGGCACCTTGTACCATACCGGCTGGCGAAGTTTACGGATCGGGATGTGTTTCTCGAACTTTGGACCGGAGATGCGCTTCGGTGGTCCCGATTTGACAAGCGGGGCAGAGGTTGCAGGCGACCCAAGGATAGCGAGTTACCGTCCGTTTCCAGACACAACAAATCCCGCACGGAAAGCAGAATTAGAGACGATTGAGTTCCCGTTACCTTCCAATTTTCGGCTCGGACTCGCCTACGATGTTATTGATTCCGGGGACAACCTCCTCACCCTCGCTCTCGATGCCAACCATCCCAATGACAACAGTGAACGTCTGAACATCGGCATGGAGTACTGGTACAGAAAAATGGCGGCGATTCGGGGCGGTTACAAATTCCGATTGGGTGAAGACCGCGCAGATGATGAAGAGGGGCTTACACTCGGTTTGGGCATCCACCTGAACCTTGGCAGAAGGGTCCTTTCTCTCGATTATGCATACGCTGATTTCGGACGCCTACAACAGGTACACCGGGTGAGTGTTGGACTCCAATTTTAGAAAGTGATGATGCGGAGAACGGGATAATCCTAAATTTGCTTCAAGAAGTCTGTGGAACTCCGCCCACGCTAATCCTGTCTTAAGAAACATCACTTCTAACGGCAGATTTTGAAAATTTGCAAACCTTACGAAAAATATGACAAACACACCGAACATCGTTTATCTCTTAGCAGATCAGATTCGCGCCTGTTCGCTACCTGTATACGGCGATACACAGATCGAAACACCGCACATCGACCGGCTCGCACAGGAGGGCACTGTCTTTTCAAACGCAGTCGCTACTGCACCTGTCTGCACCCCCTACCGCTCTATGCTACTCACCGGACGGCATCCACAGACAACTGGACATCTCATTAATTTCGTCAGAACCCGACACGATGAGATCGGACTCGGCGATGTTTTCAGCAGAAACGGTTACCGGACGGCGTGGGTCGGCAAATGGCATCTCCACACCGGTTCATTCCCAGAAATCGGTGGACGTGACTACGTCCCTGAAGGGCGTGACCGTCTCGGATTCCAACATTGGCGTGGCTACAATTTCCACACCGACTATTTCGACGGGACTGTAAATCTTGACGATTGGCGGAACGAAAAATGGGAGGGTTACGAGACCAATGCCCTAAACCGATACGCTTTCCAGTTCATGGATGACGTAGAAGACGATACGCCGTTTTGTTTGTTTATCTCTCCGCACCAAGCGCATTCCACGCCTTACGAGTTTGCCCCACCGGAATACTATGATCGGCTACCCACAGAACTTCAACTACCGGAAAATGTTCCAGATTCGGTCAAAGAGCAATCGTTAGAAATCTACCGACATTACCTCGCCATGACGCTAACGGTGGACGATATGCTCGGTGAGCTGATGGCGTATCTCGAAAGAACAGGACGCGTCGAAAACACGCTGCTCGTTTTCGAATCCGACCACGGCACACAGGGCGGTGCGCAAGGCATCAATTTCTGGGCGAAGCGCGAGCCTTACGAAGAATCCATCAAGGTGCCGCTGATTATGCGTTTGCCCGGCGTTTTCGATGGGAATCGCACCTGTAATACGCTCACTTCTCCCGTAGACCTGTTCCCATCGCTCTGCGGGTTATGCGGTATCCAACCCCCCCGAACCGTTGAAGGCTACGACTTATCCGCCTCTTGGCGTGGTGAAACCGATGCCTTTGAACAGGACGCTGTCCTGACGATGAACTTCGGATCGACCTACGATTATCTGATTGATGGGAATGAGTGGCGTGGTGTGCGCACTAAAACGCATAGTTACGCTCGTTGGCTGGATGGTAAACGGATGTTATACGACGTGGAAACGGATCCGCTGCAGATGGACAATCTGATTGACGCACCCGAAGCGCGATCGTTCGCGGACGAAATGGAGAACACGCTCACAAATTTGATGGATGCCCGCAACGACACACTCCAGCCCGCGACGCGTTATACGGATTGGTATGACGCCCAACGTCGCATCGTGCGCAATGCCCACGGTCCCCTTGGCGATCCAGAGGACGAACCGGATTGGTCGTTATTGAAACCTTAAAGTTGAGACATTCCCTTGACACGACCCGACATTATCCAAACAATACTCAAAGATAGCAATTACCACCTTGATTTCTTCACAGGTGATGAAGTTCAGTAGCTTGATGTAGACATCAGTGCGTAAAATCTACTATCAATGAACCTACCCTGTATCTAATACGCTCAGTCTG
The nucleotide sequence above comes from Candidatus Poribacteria bacterium. Encoded proteins:
- a CDS encoding UPF0164 family protein encodes the protein MLKPETKMMKSSVTKLADSRSFDSTFLVGASSNSRYISSKTIARNEMEGEFMKGTSTMKPALFLRKEKLKNTLLFILLLLWSVPSHATTNVGTAGAQFLKIGPGARVDSLGGAFGALANDVTSIYWNPAGISQLEKTSFSDTHTVWLADVRYNYLAFATPIKNIGTLGASVTFLNVPDTEITTLAKPDGTGLWYSAYDTAVSLAYARQLYKQESGVKLSVGINAKYIHQQIHRESARGVAIDVGTLYHTGWRSLRIGMCFSNFGPEMRFGGPDLTSGAEVAGDPRIASYRPFPDTTNPARKAELETIEFPLPSNFRLGLAYDVIDSGDNLLTLALDANHPNDNSERLNIGMEYWYRKMAAIRGGYKFRLGEDRADDEEGLTLGLGIHLNLGRRVLSLDYAYADFGRLQQVHRVSVGLQF
- a CDS encoding sulfatase — its product is MTNTPNIVYLLADQIRACSLPVYGDTQIETPHIDRLAQEGTVFSNAVATAPVCTPYRSMLLTGRHPQTTGHLINFVRTRHDEIGLGDVFSRNGYRTAWVGKWHLHTGSFPEIGGRDYVPEGRDRLGFQHWRGYNFHTDYFDGTVNLDDWRNEKWEGYETNALNRYAFQFMDDVEDDTPFCLFISPHQAHSTPYEFAPPEYYDRLPTELQLPENVPDSVKEQSLEIYRHYLAMTLTVDDMLGELMAYLERTGRVENTLLVFESDHGTQGGAQGINFWAKREPYEESIKVPLIMRLPGVFDGNRTCNTLTSPVDLFPSLCGLCGIQPPRTVEGYDLSASWRGETDAFEQDAVLTMNFGSTYDYLIDGNEWRGVRTKTHSYARWLDGKRMLYDVETDPLQMDNLIDAPEARSFADEMENTLTNLMDARNDTLQPATRYTDWYDAQRRIVRNAHGPLGDPEDEPDWSLLKP